CTCTGACTCGGGACTCGCGATCGTCCTGATCCAGCACCTCGAGCCCACGCACACCAGCGATCTAGCGCAGATACTCGGCCGCAAGACATCGATGCCCGTCCTCGAGGTCGAGTCCGGCATGCGCATCCAGGCGGATCACGTCTACGTCATCCCGCCAAACACCGAGATGCGCGTGAGCGGCGACATCCTCTCGTTGAGCCCTCGTCCAGTCAGCAAGACACCGAGCATGACGGTCGACATCTTCCTGACATCGCTCGCACAGCAGTACGGCAGCCTCTCCATCGGCGTCATCCTCTCGGGCACGGCCTCCGACGGGACCAAGGGACTCGCGGCCATCAAGGCGCAGGACGGCATAACCCTCGTCCAGGATCCCAGCACCGCCGGCCACCGTGGCATGCCAGCGAGCGCCATGGCTGCCGGGGTCGCCGATGCGGTGCTCCCGATCGAGGGTATCGCTCGCGAACTCGTGCGGCTGTCCAAGCACCCCTACGTGCGTCAAGTCGAGAAGCGCGAACTCGAGACGCCCCGCGTTCTCTCCGCGGAAGAGGAGCAGGCGCTCGAGGGGATCGCCGCGAGGGTGAGGCGGTCGACCGGTCTGGACCTTACCCACTACAAGCGCCCGACGGTGCTCCGGCGCGTCGAGCGCCGGATGGCGATGAAGCACGCTGCCAGTATGTCCGAATACGTGGGCATCCTCGACAAGGACGACGACGAGGTAGCCGAGTTGCTCGCGGACGTGCTGGTCAGGGTCACGTCGTTCTTCCGAGACCCCGAGACGTTCGAGGCGCTCAAGACGCAGGTGCTCCCGTCGATCGTCGAGGGCAGGTCGGGCGATGCCGCCGTTCGGGTCTGGGTCCCGGGCTGTGCGACGGGGCAGGAAGCGTACTCGATCGCGATCGTGCTGCTCGAGGCCCTGGAGGAAGCGGGGTCCGACGCCCGGATCCAGGTGTTCGCCTCAGACCTCAGGGAGAAGGACCTTGTGTTCGCCCGCCGGGGCATCTTCCCGCCCGAGGTTGCCAGCGAGGTCGGCGAGGCGCGGCTCGATCGTTTCTTCACCGAAGTAGAGGATGGTTATCAGGTCAGCCGAGCGATCCGGGAAGCATGCGTCTTCGCGCGTCACGACGTGACGAACGATCCGCCGTTCGGACGCCTCGATCTCGTCAGTTGCCGCAACCTGCTCATCTACCTCGACAACGTGCTGCAGAAGAGGCTCCTCGGCATCTTCCACTACTCTCTCGTGCAGGACGGCGTGCTCGTGCTCGGCGAGTCCGAGGGGATAACCTCCGCGCCCGGTTTGTTCAGGCGCACCGAGCACAAGGGCGTCTTCGTGCGTCTTCCCGGCTCGACGCCGACCTTCGCCTTGGGGGACTTCTTGCCCGGCGCTGCTCGTCTCGGGGCGGGAGCGCCGACGCCGGAGTCGTTCAAGTCCACTCGTGACCTTGAGTGGAACTCCGCCCAGCGGCAACTCGACGAGATGCTTCTGGACCGGTACGCGCCGGCGGCGGTCCTGGTCGACGAGCAACTCCATGTCAAGCAGATCCGTGGCGAGGCGGGCGAGTACTTGCGGCACCGGCCCGGCGACGCGACCCTGGACCTGGCCGGCATGGTCTCCCCCGGGTTCGCATCGGCTGTGACCTCGGCGGTCGCCGAAGTCCGGGCGACTCAGCGGCCCGCGCGGCGTGAGGCCGTGCGCCCGCGGGCCGACGGCGGTCACGCCGCCGTCGACATCGTCGTCGTCCCCGTGACGTCCGAGGACGGCCCGACGTACTATGCCGTGCTGTTCAACGAGGGAGCCGCGGTCTCGCGTGCGCCCGGAGAGTCGGGTGACGAGCCGACCGAGACGGAGTATCTCCGCCAGGAGCTCGACGCCGCGACGGAGCGACTCCGGATCTTGCGCGACGGTCGCGATGCGGCCAACGAGTCGCTTCGTGCGGCGAACGAGGAGATCCAGTCGAGCAACGAGGAACTCCAGAGCATGAACGAGGAGCTCGAGACTGCGAAGGAGGAGCTCCAATCCACCAACGAGGAGCTCACGACCCTCAACGACGAGCTCCAGGCTCGCAACGCCGAGCTCGGGCATCGCAACGACGACCTGAACAACCTGCTTTCGAGCTCGTCGATCGCGATGCTCTTGCTCGATGCGGACCTGAGGGTCCGGCGATACACCGCGCAAGGCGCCGGGGTGTTCAATCTCATCCCCGGAGATATCGGACGACGGGTCACCGACATCCGATGGCGGCTCAAGGTCGAGGACGTCGATGCGTTGCTGACCTCGGTGATCGAGTCTGGGCAGACGGACGAACGTGAGGTGGCCGACGACTCGGGCCGCTGGTTCAGGATGACGACCAAGCCGTACCTGACCAGCGAGAACGACGTCCGCGGCGCGGTCGTGACGCTCATCGACATAGACGTGCTCCACAAGGCAGCGCGGCACACCTGAGCGGTGCGGCGCGTCCTAGCCGGTATCCCGAGCATGCTCTTTGACGACCTCCGCGGAGGTCGTCCGTTCCGATACACTGCATCCAGCCCAAGAGAGGAGCAGCATGCCCCGACGCGACGATATCCGCAAGGTGATGATCATCGGTTCAGGCCCTATCGTCATCGGGCAGGCGGCCGAGTTCGATTACTCCGGGAC
This genomic interval from Coriobacteriia bacterium contains the following:
- a CDS encoding chemotaxis protein CheB; translation: MSKKRKGPEPVAAETGRTPVVGVGASADGLEAFSELLTQLPSDSGLAIVLIQHLEPTHTSDLAQILGRKTSMPVLEVESGMRIQADHVYVIPPNTEMRVSGDILSLSPRPVSKTPSMTVDIFLTSLAQQYGSLSIGVILSGTASDGTKGLAAIKAQDGITLVQDPSTAGHRGMPASAMAAGVADAVLPIEGIARELVRLSKHPYVRQVEKRELETPRVLSAEEEQALEGIAARVRRSTGLDLTHYKRPTVLRRVERRMAMKHAASMSEYVGILDKDDDEVAELLADVLVRVTSFFRDPETFEALKTQVLPSIVEGRSGDAAVRVWVPGCATGQEAYSIAIVLLEALEEAGSDARIQVFASDLREKDLVFARRGIFPPEVASEVGEARLDRFFTEVEDGYQVSRAIREACVFARHDVTNDPPFGRLDLVSCRNLLIYLDNVLQKRLLGIFHYSLVQDGVLVLGESEGITSAPGLFRRTEHKGVFVRLPGSTPTFALGDFLPGAARLGAGAPTPESFKSTRDLEWNSAQRQLDEMLLDRYAPAAVLVDEQLHVKQIRGEAGEYLRHRPGDATLDLAGMVSPGFASAVTSAVAEVRATQRPARREAVRPRADGGHAAVDIVVVPVTSEDGPTYYAVLFNEGAAVSRAPGESGDEPTETEYLRQELDAATERLRILRDGRDAANESLRAANEEIQSSNEELQSMNEELETAKEELQSTNEELTTLNDELQARNAELGHRNDDLNNLLSSSSIAMLLLDADLRVRRYTAQGAGVFNLIPGDIGRRVTDIRWRLKVEDVDALLTSVIESGQTDEREVADDSGRWFRMTTKPYLTSENDVRGAVVTLIDIDVLHKAARHT